A DNA window from bacterium contains the following coding sequences:
- a CDS encoding DUF2723 domain-containing protein, with the protein MKDKLGFKTKEDIFGRLVLFASFGLYLVTLNPSVGLYDAGDMTTAAWVLGIPHPPGYPFYCLFGNLWMHLIPIGNIAYRLNMLSAFSSSIAIMLIYLISLKIVKSRIPSLISSLSLAFSNTFWGQATFAGQYITNLFFFILLLFLLFKYKERLSLKILYLFFFTLGLSLAHHRQTLFIVPAAILFILAILWKNRKKQFKIQNLKFKIPLTMALLFILPLTLYLYLPIRASSHPPLNWSDPETPNRFISHIKGSQYDFLFLKLKPKEYIARFISQIRGLFPNEFGILLLSLGIAGLFAMAIKRTSIFLFLLLIFLTDVLISVTYNHPSFQLYYMIPFAIFSLWIGFGAFFILSFSKKKLAYIIFSLALLIIPIKLFISNYKRNDHSLYYSPYNYCLNILRPIKKNGVIIAEDDTHSFLLEYFHYCESVRKDIALIEPHQLHFEWMANLYREMYPDLEFKMYPVKKAILTYDEVRNQRIESMIEMNMERRPFYIFPSPSYPFISRYEFLPCGVFSMVIKNDISSQELYNLLLETDYKMKYRKDENDSVYIINYATSCFNRGRLYYNIRRYKEAILMAKEALRINPGYQSAENLLKILKEE; encoded by the coding sequence ATTGGGATTTAAAACAAAGGAGGATATATTTGGAAGGCTTGTTTTATTTGCATCTTTTGGATTGTATTTGGTGACATTAAACCCCTCGGTTGGGCTTTATGATGCAGGGGATATGACAACAGCGGCTTGGGTGCTTGGTATTCCCCATCCACCAGGATACCCATTTTATTGCCTCTTTGGCAATCTATGGATGCATCTTATCCCAATAGGAAATATTGCATACAGGCTAAATATGCTCTCTGCCTTTTCCTCATCCATAGCTATAATGCTTATTTATCTCATTAGCCTAAAGATTGTAAAATCACGAATTCCAAGCCTAATTTCCTCTCTTTCTTTAGCCTTCTCAAATACATTTTGGGGCCAGGCAACATTTGCAGGACAATACATCACAAACCTATTCTTTTTTATCCTCCTCCTTTTTCTCCTTTTCAAATACAAGGAGAGGCTTTCTTTAAAAATCCTCTATCTTTTCTTCTTTACCCTTGGTTTATCATTGGCACACCATCGCCAGACATTGTTTATTGTTCCCGCTGCTATACTTTTTATACTAGCCATTCTATGGAAGAATAGAAAAAAACAATTTAAAATTCAAAATTTAAAATTTAAAATTCCTTTAACGATGGCTTTACTCTTTATCTTGCCCCTTACATTATACCTATATCTTCCAATAAGGGCATCATCCCATCCTCCTTTAAACTGGAGCGATCCAGAGACACCTAATAGATTTATTTCTCATATAAAGGGAAGTCAATATGATTTTTTATTCTTAAAGCTTAAGCCAAAAGAATACATTGCTCGGTTTATTAGTCAAATAAGGGGTCTATTCCCTAATGAATTTGGTATTTTATTATTATCCCTTGGAATTGCTGGTCTTTTTGCTATGGCAATAAAGAGGACATCCATATTCCTCTTTTTGCTTCTTATTTTCTTAACCGATGTCCTTATTTCTGTTACATACAACCACCCATCTTTTCAGCTATACTATATGATCCCATTTGCTATATTCTCTTTATGGATAGGCTTTGGAGCATTCTTTATCTTATCATTTTCAAAGAAAAAGCTTGCCTACATTATTTTTTCGCTTGCTCTCCTTATTATTCCAATTAAGCTCTTTATAAGCAATTATAAAAGAAATGACCATAGCCTTTATTATTCGCCTTATAACTATTGCCTCAATATATTAAGGCCTATTAAGAAAAATGGGGTTATTATTGCAGAGGATGATACCCATTCATTTTTGCTTGAATATTTTCATTATTGTGAATCTGTAAGGAAGGATATAGCCCTCATTGAGCCACACCAGCTTCACTTTGAATGGATGGCAAATCTTTATAGAGAAATGTATCCAGACCTTGAATTTAAGATGTATCCCGTTAAAAAAGCCATCCTTACATACGATGAGGTAAGGAATCAGAGGATAGAGAGTATGATTGAGATGAATATGGAAAGGAGGCCGTTCTATATCTTTCCATCCCCAAGCTATCCGTTTATTTCAAGGTATGAATTCCTTCCATGCGGTGTATTCTCAATGGTCATAAAAAATGATATATCTAGCCAGGAATTGTATAATCTCCTTTTAGAGACAGATTATAAGATGAAATACAGAAAGGATGAGAACGATTCTGTTTA